A part of Actinomycetota bacterium genomic DNA contains:
- a CDS encoding acyl-CoA dehydrogenase family protein: protein MDFGFDASQRMFQENLREFLEGEIAPLVDDQEKRGPMNREEALDLLRRFRKVGVGFDPESLRELGSDPVCVGILAEEMFRVWPSAAGLVGLTFPAALVHLGSEEMRRRWLPRLERNEVIGCYAITEPEAGSDNRAMRTTAVLDGDYYVVNGTKTWISNAPVADICLLVANDEKGNRIFLLVEKEVSPFETGELHKLGWRAAPTGEIYFDNCRVPRENNVLEMIQRTLSDPERLRELGVKLDPARLQASGFMGVLGRMSPENIIFAFLRSGMALAAAGISQAALDASIKFARERVQFGKPIGRFQLIQEKLYNMAALTETSRLLGYRALWAVTHGDPRARMLSSLAKGYACEAAVKVTYDAIQVHGGVGLSDEYPLERYFRDARMLTIPDGTTEIQKLIVGRELLGPGFSAYT from the coding sequence ATGGACTTCGGCTTCGACGCCTCGCAGCGCATGTTCCAGGAAAATCTGCGGGAATTCCTGGAGGGCGAGATCGCTCCCCTGGTCGACGACCAGGAAAAAAGGGGCCCCATGAACCGGGAGGAAGCCCTGGACCTCCTCCGGCGGTTCCGCAAGGTGGGAGTAGGCTTCGACCCGGAGAGCCTGCGGGAACTGGGCTCCGATCCAGTGTGCGTGGGAATCCTGGCCGAGGAGATGTTCAGGGTATGGCCCAGCGCCGCCGGCCTGGTCGGCCTCACCTTCCCCGCCGCCCTGGTCCACCTGGGATCCGAGGAGATGCGTCGCAGGTGGCTCCCCAGGCTGGAGCGCAACGAGGTCATCGGCTGCTACGCCATCACCGAGCCCGAGGCGGGGTCGGACAACCGGGCCATGCGCACCACCGCCGTCCTGGACGGGGACTATTACGTGGTCAACGGGACCAAGACCTGGATAAGCAACGCCCCAGTGGCCGACATTTGCCTGCTAGTGGCCAACGACGAAAAGGGTAACCGGATCTTCCTCCTGGTGGAGAAGGAGGTCTCCCCCTTCGAGACCGGCGAGCTGCACAAACTGGGGTGGAGAGCCGCGCCCACCGGGGAGATATACTTCGACAACTGCCGGGTGCCGCGGGAGAACAACGTCCTGGAGATGATCCAGAGGACACTCTCCGATCCGGAGAGGCTCCGGGAACTGGGGGTGAAACTCGATCCTGCCCGCCTCCAGGCCTCGGGGTTCATGGGCGTGCTGGGGAGGATGAGCCCAGAGAACATCATCTTCGCCTTCCTGCGCAGCGGCATGGCCCTGGCCGCGGCGGGAATCTCCCAGGCCGCCCTGGACGCCTCCATCAAGTTCGCCCGCGAGAGAGTGCAGTTCGGAAAGCCCATCGGGAGGTTCCAACTCATCCAGGAGAAGCTCTACAACATGGCCGCCCTCACGGAAACCTCCCGACTGCTGGGATACCGGGCCCTGTGGGCGGTGACCCACGGGGACCCCCGGGCGCGCATGCTCTCCTCGCTGGCCAAGGGATACGCCTGCGAGGCGGCGGTCAAGGTCACCTACGACGCCATCCAGGTGCACGGCGGGGTGGGCCTCTCCGACGAGTATCCCCTGGAGAGATACTTCCGGGATGCCCGCATGCTCACCATACCGGACGGGACCACGGAGATCCAGAAACTCATCGTGGGGCGGGAGCTCCTGGGACCGGGGTTCTCGGCCTACACCTGA
- the pcrA gene encoding DNA helicase PcrA codes for MSGGSAVLGRKEAEILEELNPEQREAALHFDGPLLILAGAGSGKTRVLTYRVALLVASGRAAPENILAITFTNKAAEEMRGRIHRLVGPRASSIWISTFHAACARILRREAERLGYRRNFVIYDDEDQLRMVGRVMRELDLDVKRFPPRMVRAVIEKAKIDMVSPEDFRRRVHDDLTQVAADVYLSYQEELRRNNAMDFDDLLLNTIALFELFPAVLEHYQRRFTHINVDEYQDTNPAQYRLVRLLSAAHRNLCVVGDDDQGIYSWRGADLRNILEFERDFPEAKVVRLERNYRSTRIILEAANHVVSRIAGRREKRLWTDREEGESIRYLFAPSGSEEAAFVAAEIDRLVEERGYRHRDIAVFYRTNAQSRPFEEVLLRAGIPYKIVGGFKFYERKEVKDVLAYLKFILNPDDAVNLRRIINEPRRGIGETTLAHLENFARKEGVSLWEAVRRAEEVPSLGQAARRKLGEFVELVEGLRGRSADTPLPDFMRLVLERTGYLEALRREGTFEAEGRLENLEELLNAAAEFHAVHPGEGLEAFLERTSLVAEIDLYDEEEGAVTLMTLHNAKGLEFPVVFIVGMEDGVFPHLRCMESEASMEEERRLFYVGVTRAKDLLYLTGAATRSQYGDLRFLPESRFIRDIPPRCLEVLSTFQWERGRALEILEDRRLESLATSYRVGDRVVHEVWGEGTVMGVSRGRSGPEITVHFREVGEKLLLLQYAPIRKVG; via the coding sequence ATGTCCGGAGGTAGCGCGGTGCTGGGAAGGAAGGAAGCGGAGATACTGGAGGAGCTCAACCCGGAGCAGCGGGAAGCGGCTCTCCATTTCGACGGTCCCCTGCTCATCCTGGCCGGGGCGGGGAGCGGGAAGACCCGCGTGCTCACTTACCGGGTGGCCCTCCTGGTGGCCTCCGGGCGGGCGGCCCCGGAGAACATCCTGGCCATCACCTTCACCAATAAGGCGGCGGAGGAGATGCGGGGGAGGATACATCGCCTGGTGGGGCCGCGGGCTTCCTCCATATGGATCTCCACTTTCCACGCCGCCTGCGCCCGCATCTTGCGCCGGGAGGCGGAGAGGCTGGGCTACCGCAGGAACTTCGTCATCTACGACGACGAGGACCAGCTGCGCATGGTCGGCCGGGTGATGCGGGAGCTGGACCTGGACGTCAAGCGCTTTCCGCCGCGCATGGTGCGGGCGGTGATCGAGAAGGCCAAGATCGACATGGTCTCTCCCGAGGACTTCCGGCGCCGGGTCCACGACGACCTCACCCAGGTGGCCGCCGACGTCTACCTCTCCTACCAGGAGGAGCTGCGGCGCAACAATGCCATGGACTTCGACGACCTTCTACTCAACACCATCGCCCTCTTCGAGCTCTTCCCCGCCGTCCTCGAGCATTACCAGCGGAGGTTCACCCACATAAACGTGGACGAGTACCAGGATACTAACCCAGCGCAGTACCGCCTGGTACGCCTGCTTTCCGCCGCCCACCGCAACCTGTGCGTGGTGGGCGATGACGATCAGGGGATCTATTCCTGGCGGGGAGCCGACCTGAGGAACATCCTGGAATTCGAGCGCGATTTTCCGGAGGCCAAGGTGGTCCGCTTGGAGCGCAACTACCGGTCCACGCGGATTATCCTGGAGGCCGCCAACCACGTGGTCTCGCGCATCGCCGGCCGCCGGGAGAAGCGCCTGTGGACAGACCGCGAGGAGGGGGAATCCATCCGCTACCTCTTCGCCCCCTCCGGCTCGGAGGAGGCGGCCTTCGTGGCGGCGGAGATAGACCGCCTGGTGGAGGAGCGGGGTTACCGCCACCGGGACATTGCCGTGTTCTACCGCACCAATGCCCAGTCGCGGCCCTTCGAGGAGGTCCTTTTGCGCGCCGGCATCCCCTACAAGATAGTGGGGGGCTTCAAGTTCTACGAACGCAAGGAGGTCAAGGACGTCCTGGCCTACCTGAAGTTCATCCTCAACCCTGACGACGCCGTCAACTTGCGCCGCATCATCAACGAGCCCCGGCGGGGGATAGGGGAGACCACCCTGGCTCATCTGGAAAACTTTGCCAGGAAGGAAGGGGTCTCCCTGTGGGAGGCGGTGCGCCGGGCGGAGGAGGTGCCCTCCCTGGGGCAGGCGGCCCGGCGCAAGCTGGGCGAGTTCGTGGAGCTGGTGGAGGGGCTGCGCGGCCGGTCGGCGGATACGCCCCTGCCGGATTTCATGCGCCTGGTCCTGGAGCGCACCGGGTACCTGGAGGCCCTGCGCCGCGAGGGCACTTTCGAGGCGGAAGGGAGGCTGGAGAACCTGGAGGAGCTGCTGAACGCGGCCGCGGAGTTCCATGCCGTACACCCCGGGGAGGGACTGGAGGCCTTCCTGGAGCGCACTTCCCTGGTGGCGGAGATCGACCTCTACGACGAGGAGGAGGGTGCAGTCACCCTCATGACCCTGCACAACGCCAAGGGCCTGGAGTTCCCGGTGGTGTTCATCGTGGGCATGGAGGACGGCGTCTTCCCCCACCTGCGGTGCATGGAGAGCGAGGCGAGCATGGAGGAGGAGAGGCGGCTCTTCTACGTGGGGGTCACCCGGGCCAAGGACCTCCTCTATCTCACCGGGGCCGCCACCCGTTCCCAGTACGGAGACCTCCGGTTCCTGCCCGAGTCCCGCTTCATAAGGGATATCCCTCCCCGCTGCCTGGAGGTGCTCTCCACCTTCCAGTGGGAGAGGGGAAGGGCGTTGGAGATCCTGGAGGACCGGAGGCTGGAGTCCCTGGCCACCTCCTACCGGGTGGGGGACCGGGTGGTGCACGAGGTATGGGGGGAGGGAACGGTCATGGGGGTGTCGCGGGGGAGGAGCGGCCCGGAGATAACCGTCCATTTCCGGGAGGTGGGGGAGAAGCTGCTCCTCCTGCAGTATGCACCCATACGCAAGGTAGGGTGA
- a CDS encoding zinc ribbon domain-containing protein translates to MADKYYCPQCLTYGEPGAEFCTSCGAKLVPLMRIVIMPFVESGQEPEDLGEYRELVVRDGELSPAMAIGCQLYMQSDLEKSRLMASQKELYFREAERMLPRLVKSYLEPLVFYDIPDLDEVEKITEEAADVPTELFVIIQNRYDPEYLFLPEIDYFFFRYPRLHTSGTGQDAGFGFVRLSAFLLDNRENRIVSRGSGWGLELYQAPETMLDENFTVPLEEQMEVMQQAASRAVESLLRTMKMIK, encoded by the coding sequence TTGGCGGATAAATATTACTGTCCCCAGTGTCTCACCTACGGAGAACCGGGGGCCGAGTTCTGCACCTCCTGCGGAGCCAAACTGGTCCCTCTCATGCGCATCGTCATCATGCCCTTCGTGGAGAGCGGACAGGAGCCTGAGGACCTCGGGGAATACCGGGAGTTGGTGGTAAGGGACGGCGAACTTTCCCCGGCCATGGCCATAGGCTGCCAGCTGTACATGCAGAGCGACCTTGAGAAATCGCGTCTCATGGCCAGCCAGAAGGAGCTTTATTTCCGGGAGGCGGAACGCATGCTTCCCCGCCTGGTGAAGAGCTACCTGGAACCCTTGGTCTTCTACGACATACCGGACCTGGACGAGGTGGAGAAAATAACCGAGGAAGCGGCGGACGTGCCCACCGAGCTCTTCGTCATCATCCAGAACCGCTACGACCCCGAATACCTCTTCCTACCGGAGATCGATTACTTCTTCTTCCGCTATCCCCGCTTGCATACCTCGGGAACCGGCCAGGACGCCGGGTTTGGTTTCGTGCGACTCAGCGCCTTCCTGCTGGACAACCGGGAGAACCGCATCGTCAGCAGGGGCTCGGGTTGGGGGCTGGAACTCTACCAGGCCCCGGAAACCATGCTGGACGAGAACTTCACCGTTCCCCTCGAGGAACAGATGGAGGTCATGCAACAGGCGGCCTCCCGGGCCGTGGAATCCCTGCTGCGGACCATGAAAATGATAAAGTAA
- a CDS encoding gamma carbonic anhydrase family protein: MLVPYRDKSPRVSPDAFLAEGAQLIGDVKVGSHSSIWYNAVLRADRGEIVVGEYTSIQDCCVLHGPVTVGNYVTCGHGAILHGATVEDNCVIGMNAVILDGAVVGHGSVVAAGAVVPQGMQIPPRSMVMGVPAKVTKELPEENEEKLRQTAQVYFEFARPHMQ, translated from the coding sequence ATGCTCGTGCCCTACCGTGACAAGTCGCCGCGGGTGTCTCCCGACGCCTTCCTGGCGGAGGGGGCTCAGCTCATAGGGGACGTAAAGGTGGGTTCCCACTCCAGCATCTGGTACAACGCCGTGCTGCGCGCCGACCGCGGGGAAATCGTGGTGGGAGAATATACTAGCATACAGGATTGCTGCGTGCTGCACGGCCCGGTGACGGTGGGAAACTACGTGACCTGTGGGCACGGGGCCATCCTCCACGGGGCCACCGTGGAGGACAACTGCGTGATAGGTATGAACGCCGTGATCCTGGACGGCGCGGTGGTGGGCCACGGCAGCGTGGTGGCCGCGGGAGCGGTGGTCCCGCAGGGAATGCAGATACCCCCTCGCTCCATGGTCATGGGGGTTCCGGCCAAGGTGACCAAGGAGCTTCCGGAGGAGAACGAGGAGAAACTGCGCCAGACGGCCCAGGTATACTTCGAGTTCGCCAGGCCCCACATGCAGTAA
- a CDS encoding acetyl-CoA acetyltransferase, translating into MRERVAIAGVGYTAFTSVSPGVSYRELTYEAAVKAYEEAGVEPKDVDSFVCTSEDFLEGYSISDEYCNDQLGAVLKPVQTIPGDFMHSLAVGVMHILTGKFDIVVVQALSKASNMKTIPEMINFALDPVLNRPLDVTPYAVAGLEMNRFLVEGRATREQCAAVVVKNKANALLNPLAGYGASVTVDQVLESEPVAEPVHLLDIAPYADGAVVMVLCSERLASSLTDKPVWITGIGWSTDSPTLESRDWVDAVAVKLAGDMAYRMAGIKCPAKEIDLAEVNDEISFKELQHLEALRLFDEGTAGKATEDGKTSLEGTLPVNTSGGGLGVGHLFECSGAQKVLELVLQLRGEAGARQVAGAGVGVAQAWRGIPSTSAAVAVLCAD; encoded by the coding sequence ATGCGTGAAAGGGTAGCCATCGCGGGCGTCGGCTACACCGCCTTCACCTCCGTTTCCCCGGGGGTTTCCTACCGCGAGCTCACTTACGAGGCGGCGGTGAAAGCCTATGAGGAGGCGGGCGTCGAGCCCAAGGACGTGGATTCCTTCGTGTGCACCTCCGAGGATTTCCTGGAGGGATACAGCATCTCCGACGAGTACTGCAACGACCAGCTGGGAGCGGTGCTCAAGCCGGTGCAGACCATTCCGGGGGACTTCATGCACTCCCTGGCCGTGGGGGTCATGCACATTCTCACCGGCAAGTTCGACATCGTGGTGGTCCAGGCGCTGAGCAAGGCCAGCAACATGAAGACCATACCCGAGATGATCAACTTCGCCCTGGACCCGGTCCTCAACCGGCCCCTGGACGTCACCCCCTACGCGGTGGCTGGGCTGGAGATGAACCGCTTCCTGGTGGAGGGCAGGGCCACCCGGGAGCAGTGCGCCGCCGTGGTGGTCAAGAACAAGGCCAACGCTCTCCTCAACCCCCTGGCGGGATACGGGGCCTCCGTGACCGTGGACCAGGTACTGGAATCCGAGCCGGTGGCGGAGCCCGTGCACCTGCTGGACATCGCCCCCTACGCGGACGGGGCGGTGGTCATGGTGCTCTGCTCCGAGAGGCTGGCCAGCAGTCTCACCGATAAGCCGGTGTGGATAACCGGCATCGGCTGGTCCACGGACAGCCCCACCTTGGAGAGCCGGGACTGGGTGGACGCCGTGGCGGTAAAACTGGCCGGGGACATGGCCTACCGCATGGCCGGCATCAAGTGCCCGGCCAAGGAGATCGACCTGGCCGAGGTCAACGACGAGATAAGCTTCAAGGAGCTGCAGCACCTGGAGGCCCTGCGGCTCTTCGACGAGGGCACGGCGGGGAAGGCCACCGAGGACGGCAAGACCTCCCTGGAGGGAACCCTACCGGTGAACACCTCCGGGGGCGGCCTGGGCGTGGGGCATCTCTTTGAGTGCTCGGGCGCCCAGAAGGTCCTGGAACTGGTCCTGCAGCTGCGCGGCGAGGCGGGAGCCCGCCAGGTGGCCGGGGCCGGCGTGGGAGTGGCCCAGGCTTGGAGGGGAATCCCCTCCACCTCGGCGGCAGTGGCCGTGCTGTGCGCGGATTAG
- a CDS encoding thiolase domain-containing protein: MAYRRVAIVGAGITKFVRRAQETGKELAFQAAKMALDSCGLTMKDIECVSLGTAPDAFDGVHMKGEYLSDGSGGWRKPYMRHFVGGGTGVFAPIHGWFHVASGMFDTCLVVCSEKMSSCHPHPQGAFKTIFDHTTEQPLNPTLIWIFALEMNRYMQTYGITKEEIALVSVKNKKNAMDHPSAQLPMEITVEDVLNSEVLAWPVNRLDISPASDGAAAIVLASEHVAKRITDKPVWIDGVGWNLDTAYWATRDLAYPRYVEKAARMAYEMAGIKEPQKEIEIAEPYDPFDYKELHHMEGLLLADRGKAVEMLLDGKTQRDGDRPMCPSGGALGVGNPIAATGLMKVIEIFLQLRGEAGKRQVPGNPRCGLAQAWGDLMQVGTVVVLRR, encoded by the coding sequence ATGGCTTACCGAAGGGTTGCCATAGTCGGTGCCGGGATAACCAAGTTCGTGCGCCGCGCCCAGGAGACGGGGAAAGAACTGGCCTTCCAGGCGGCCAAGATGGCCCTGGACTCCTGCGGGCTGACCATGAAGGACATCGAGTGCGTGAGCCTGGGGACGGCGCCGGACGCCTTCGACGGCGTGCACATGAAGGGGGAGTACCTCTCCGACGGCTCCGGGGGATGGCGCAAGCCCTACATGCGCCACTTCGTGGGCGGCGGTACGGGCGTTTTCGCTCCCATCCACGGGTGGTTCCACGTGGCCTCCGGAATGTTCGACACCTGCTTGGTGGTCTGCTCGGAGAAGATGAGCTCCTGCCACCCCCATCCCCAGGGGGCTTTCAAGACCATCTTCGACCACACCACCGAGCAGCCCCTTAACCCCACCCTTATCTGGATCTTCGCCCTGGAGATGAACCGCTACATGCAGACCTACGGCATCACCAAGGAAGAGATCGCCCTGGTCTCGGTGAAGAACAAGAAGAATGCCATGGACCACCCATCGGCCCAGCTCCCCATGGAGATCACCGTGGAGGACGTCCTCAACTCCGAGGTGTTGGCCTGGCCGGTGAACCGCCTGGATATAAGCCCGGCCTCCGACGGCGCCGCGGCCATCGTCCTGGCCTCGGAGCACGTGGCCAAGCGCATCACCGACAAGCCGGTGTGGATCGACGGGGTGGGCTGGAACCTGGATACCGCCTACTGGGCCACCCGTGACCTGGCCTATCCCCGCTACGTGGAGAAGGCGGCGCGCATGGCCTACGAGATGGCGGGGATCAAGGAGCCCCAGAAGGAGATCGAGATCGCCGAGCCCTACGATCCCTTCGACTACAAGGAACTGCATCACATGGAGGGCCTGCTCCTGGCCGACCGGGGGAAGGCGGTGGAGATGCTCCTGGATGGGAAGACCCAGCGGGACGGCGACCGTCCCATGTGCCCCTCCGGTGGGGCCCTGGGGGTGGGAAACCCCATCGCCGCCACCGGCCTCATGAAGGTCATCGAGATCTTCCTGCAGCTGCGCGGAGAGGCCGGAAAGCGCCAGGTGCCGGGAAATCCACGCTGCGGCCTGGCCCAGGCCTGGGGGGACCTCATGCAGGTGGGTACGGTAGTGGTCCTGCGGAGATAA
- a CDS encoding Zn-ribbon domain-containing OB-fold protein, translating into MELEKFELGATHYKESDLKEGKLLSLPWTPNLKYAWDNGVAIGRYLTELKEGRIIARKCNKCRRIMLPPRMFCELCWRPTDEWVYVQDTGRVNTFSICYVNWDASRIKKGEKPHLPAVIEIDGASPGMGILHLLGEVKPEDIKIGMRVQAVWKKPEEREGAITDILYFKPVRG; encoded by the coding sequence ATGGAACTGGAGAAATTCGAGCTGGGAGCCACCCATTACAAGGAATCCGACCTCAAGGAGGGCAAGCTGCTGAGCCTACCCTGGACCCCCAACCTCAAGTATGCTTGGGACAATGGGGTGGCCATCGGGAGGTACCTGACGGAGCTCAAGGAGGGGCGCATCATTGCCCGCAAGTGCAATAAGTGCCGCCGCATCATGCTTCCCCCGCGCATGTTCTGCGAGCTGTGCTGGCGGCCCACCGACGAGTGGGTCTACGTGCAGGACACGGGGCGGGTGAACACCTTCTCCATCTGCTACGTGAACTGGGACGCCTCGCGCATCAAGAAGGGGGAGAAGCCCCACCTGCCGGCGGTCATCGAGATCGACGGCGCCTCGCCGGGGATGGGCATCCTCCACCTCCTGGGGGAGGTGAAGCCGGAGGACATCAAGATAGGCATGAGGGTGCAGGCGGTATGGAAGAAACCCGAGGAACGGGAGGGCGCCATCACCGACATCCTCTACTTCAAGCCGGTGAGGGGGTGA
- a CDS encoding Zn-ribbon domain-containing OB-fold protein, which translates to MGLTERTNRNVDLTYWEGEIPVNYVYTFGLGLETFFRALKEEGKFLASRCEDCGVTYLPARVFCERCLGKLEGTFAVPGTGKVYAYTVVHRNRDESPKEEAVILALIDMDGTDCRFVHYLTGVKPGEVEVGMAVKPVLKAKKDRKGGIEDIVGFAPA; encoded by the coding sequence ATGGGTCTTACGGAGAGGACGAACCGCAACGTGGACCTGACCTACTGGGAAGGCGAGATCCCGGTCAATTACGTGTACACCTTCGGGCTGGGGCTGGAGACCTTCTTCCGGGCCCTGAAGGAAGAGGGCAAGTTCCTGGCTTCCCGGTGCGAGGATTGCGGGGTCACCTACCTCCCGGCGCGGGTCTTCTGCGAGCGGTGCCTGGGCAAGCTGGAGGGCACCTTCGCCGTGCCCGGCACGGGGAAGGTGTACGCTTACACGGTGGTGCACCGCAACAGGGACGAGTCCCCCAAGGAGGAGGCGGTCATCCTGGCCCTCATCGACATGGACGGCACGGACTGCCGTTTCGTCCACTACCTGACCGGGGTGAAGCCCGGGGAGGTTGAGGTGGGCATGGCGGTGAAGCCGGTCCTCAAGGCCAAGAAGGACCGCAAGGGGGGCATCGAGGACATCGTGGGCTTCGCCCCCGCTTGA
- a CDS encoding class I SAM-dependent methyltransferase: protein MEGLSTMEAGRRKDSGLLAIMRCLVCAGGELRASSKTGGSDEDPPVVCLSCGREYRVRGGILDFLTDPSPEVVREREAFHGFRPGEPSTPEEWEEHRRTILALPMLEGCSLPLSDLETWRRHGREAFGICKGIEFRGLRVLELGAGRCWFSAHFARRGAEVVAVDILEDEVMGLGCGRFFEEAEGLRIHRVLCDMHRLPFREDSFDVVAATATLHHSPDLPALLAEVRRVLRPGGLLVAANEPLWVPWRETPEEERKGAHEGSYPLWTWAHLLRRAGFNIVEVRAAKGRIASLAFRAVKEGGGAPLAKGLVPGVLRYILLLVLSPLQALRRKLRQAVAGRLMRPLPGDMVSYLRGRFSGTGLVGEARPENPAHWGPGWYAPERPAGEERPFRWSGPRSRLLMPASPKETTLIMELATFHPSPWSRPVEVELRLGSKKLGEARLERHGWHTFSYTVPPGRWRRVYPLTLVVRSGCFRPSELGLGNDSRPLGIACRGVRS, encoded by the coding sequence TTGGAAGGTTTGAGCACCATGGAAGCGGGCAGAAGGAAGGATTCCGGGTTGTTGGCGATAATGCGCTGCCTGGTTTGCGCAGGGGGGGAGCTCCGGGCATCTTCCAAGACCGGCGGGAGCGATGAGGACCCGCCTGTCGTTTGCCTTTCATGTGGCAGGGAATACAGGGTGCGGGGAGGTATCCTCGATTTCCTGACCGATCCCTCGCCGGAGGTGGTGAGGGAGCGAGAGGCCTTCCACGGCTTCCGCCCGGGCGAGCCATCCACCCCGGAGGAATGGGAGGAGCACCGTCGGACCATCCTGGCCCTTCCCATGCTGGAGGGCTGCTCCCTTCCCCTCTCCGACCTGGAGACCTGGCGGAGACACGGCCGGGAGGCCTTCGGTATCTGTAAGGGCATCGAATTCCGGGGACTCCGGGTCCTGGAACTGGGCGCCGGCAGGTGCTGGTTCTCCGCCCACTTCGCCCGCCGTGGGGCGGAGGTGGTGGCGGTGGACATCCTGGAGGATGAGGTCATGGGCCTGGGATGCGGCCGCTTCTTCGAGGAGGCGGAGGGACTCCGCATCCACCGGGTGCTCTGCGACATGCACCGACTTCCCTTCCGGGAGGATTCCTTCGACGTGGTGGCGGCCACCGCCACCCTGCACCACTCCCCGGACCTTCCCGCCCTGCTGGCCGAGGTGAGGAGGGTGCTGAGGCCCGGGGGCCTGCTGGTGGCGGCCAACGAGCCCCTTTGGGTGCCCTGGCGGGAGACGCCGGAGGAGGAGAGGAAGGGAGCCCACGAGGGATCCTACCCGCTCTGGACCTGGGCGCACCTCCTGCGCCGCGCTGGGTTCAACATCGTGGAGGTGCGGGCGGCGAAGGGGAGGATAGCCTCGCTGGCCTTCCGGGCGGTGAAGGAGGGTGGAGGGGCTCCGCTGGCTAAGGGCCTGGTTCCAGGTGTCCTGCGCTATATCCTCCTGCTCGTCCTCTCGCCACTGCAGGCCCTGCGCCGCAAGCTACGTCAAGCGGTGGCGGGCCGGCTCATGCGCCCCCTTCCCGGGGACATGGTCTCCTACCTGCGGGGGAGGTTCTCCGGGACGGGGCTGGTGGGGGAAGCGCGCCCCGAAAACCCGGCTCACTGGGGCCCGGGGTGGTATGCCCCCGAAAGGCCCGCGGGGGAGGAGAGGCCCTTCCGGTGGTCGGGCCCGCGCTCCCGGCTGCTCATGCCCGCGTCCCCGAAGGAGACAACGTTGATCATGGAGTTGGCCACCTTCCATCCCTCTCCGTGGTCCCGGCCCGTGGAGGTGGAGTTGAGGCTGGGGAGCAAAAAGCTGGGTGAGGCCCGATTGGAGCGTCACGGCTGGCACACCTTCTCTTACACCGTGCCTCCTGGACGGTGGAGGAGGGTTTACCCCCTCACCCTGGTGGTAAGGAGTGGGTGCTTCCGGCCCTCGGAGCTGGGATTGGGTAACGACTCCCGCCCCCTCGGCATCGCCTGCCGTGGGGTCAGGTCTTGA